In the genome of Hymenobacter taeanensis, one region contains:
- a CDS encoding VWA domain-containing protein — protein sequence MSSSSAARWKLVLGSPADAANEIPLSPDYGRMDEVLTALYGTGDGERKAGLGGSAPRVSRWLGDIRTYFSSSVVAVMQQDAMDRLGLQQLLLEPEILRTVQADVHLVGTLMALSRVMPQKVKHTAREVVGKVVHELEQKLANPLRQAVQGALSRAVRNPRPRYAEINWAATIRANLKHYQPAYKTVVPEKLIGYGRRGQALKEIVLCVDQSGSMASSVVYAGVFGAVLASIKAVKTHMVVFDTAVANLSENLQDPVDLLFGVQLGGGTDINLALTYCQQLITRPTDTILVLISDLYEGGNEREMLKRAASLKATGVTVVALLALSDDGAPSFDRRMAEKLAALGLPSFACTPAQFPELMAAAIQGQELKGSYGQA from the coding sequence CTCGCCTGCTGATGCGGCCAATGAAATTCCACTATCGCCGGACTATGGGCGCATGGATGAGGTGCTGACGGCGCTTTATGGCACAGGCGACGGCGAGCGAAAAGCAGGCCTAGGCGGCTCGGCGCCCAGGGTGAGCCGTTGGCTGGGCGACATCCGCACCTATTTCTCCTCTTCGGTTGTAGCCGTTATGCAGCAGGATGCCATGGACCGCCTGGGCCTGCAGCAACTGCTGCTGGAGCCCGAGATTCTGCGCACGGTGCAGGCCGATGTGCATTTGGTAGGCACCTTGATGGCGTTGAGCCGCGTGATGCCGCAGAAGGTCAAGCATACGGCCCGTGAGGTGGTGGGCAAGGTAGTGCACGAGCTGGAGCAGAAACTGGCCAACCCGTTACGCCAGGCAGTGCAGGGTGCCTTGAGCCGGGCGGTGCGCAACCCACGCCCCCGCTACGCCGAAATAAACTGGGCCGCTACCATTCGGGCTAACCTCAAGCATTACCAACCCGCTTACAAAACGGTGGTCCCGGAAAAGCTCATCGGCTATGGACGGCGCGGCCAGGCCCTCAAGGAAATTGTGCTGTGCGTAGACCAAAGCGGCTCCATGGCCTCCTCAGTGGTGTACGCGGGCGTATTTGGCGCGGTGCTGGCCTCCATCAAAGCCGTGAAAACCCATATGGTAGTGTTTGACACGGCTGTAGCTAACCTCTCCGAGAACCTGCAGGACCCCGTAGATCTGTTATTCGGAGTGCAGCTCGGTGGGGGCACCGATATCAACCTGGCCCTTACCTACTGCCAGCAGCTCATCACCCGCCCCACCGACACCATCTTGGTACTCATCAGCGACTTGTATGAGGGCGGCAACGAGCGGGAAATGCTCAAGCGCGCCGCCTCCCTAAAAGCGACCGGCGTAACGGTAGTAGCTCTACTAGCCCTCTCCGACGACGGCGCCCCGAGCTTTGACCGGCGGATGGCGGAGAAACTAGCTGCGTTAGGCCTTCCTAGCTTTGCCTGCACCCCAGCGCAATTTCCGGAACTGATGGCGGCTGCCATTCAGGGGCAGGAGCTCAAAGGCAGCTATGGGCAAGCCTGA
- a CDS encoding UTP--glucose-1-phosphate uridylyltransferase, whose amino-acid sequence MMKIKKAVITAAARGVRLYPVADTIQKSMLPVVDVDGLHKPVIQIIAEEAFSSGIEELCIVCAPGDGERYLAAFHSLRNNLLKSYQGIDWAKQEAEKIDHLLSRTQFAEQQESRGYGHAVYCAKDFVNGEPFLLMLGDYLYVSDVPRQRCAAQLLELAGQEECAVSAVNPTIEHQVSRYGTVTGKHLAGQVGIYQIDKIIEKPSLSLAELELQTPGLRAGYYLCFFGMHVLTPAIFTILESQLTQDNANVLLTPALQELAASDKYLALEVKGSRYDLSRKQGLLRAQIALGLAGEAHDETLTTLVELLAEANARKPQQS is encoded by the coding sequence ATGATGAAGATAAAGAAGGCCGTGATTACGGCGGCAGCCCGCGGCGTGCGGCTCTACCCAGTTGCTGATACCATCCAAAAATCTATGCTGCCCGTGGTGGATGTGGATGGCCTGCACAAGCCGGTCATTCAGATAATTGCGGAGGAGGCCTTTAGCAGCGGTATTGAGGAGTTGTGCATTGTATGCGCCCCCGGCGACGGGGAGCGGTACCTGGCCGCCTTCCACTCCCTGCGCAACAACCTGCTGAAGTCGTACCAAGGTATTGATTGGGCGAAGCAGGAAGCCGAGAAAATTGACCACCTGCTCAGCCGCACGCAGTTCGCGGAGCAGCAGGAGTCCCGTGGCTACGGCCACGCCGTGTACTGCGCCAAGGATTTCGTAAACGGCGAGCCTTTCCTATTGATGCTGGGTGATTATCTCTACGTTTCCGATGTACCCCGGCAGCGTTGCGCCGCTCAGCTACTAGAGTTGGCCGGACAGGAAGAATGCGCCGTATCGGCCGTAAACCCCACTATTGAGCACCAGGTAAGCCGCTATGGCACCGTTACGGGCAAGCACTTGGCAGGCCAAGTAGGTATTTATCAGATTGATAAAATCATCGAGAAGCCTTCCTTGAGCCTGGCTGAGTTGGAGCTGCAAACCCCTGGCCTACGCGCTGGGTACTACCTATGCTTCTTCGGGATGCACGTACTTACGCCCGCCATTTTCACCATCCTGGAGTCGCAGCTAACCCAGGATAACGCCAACGTGCTGCTCACGCCTGCCCTGCAGGAGCTGGCCGCTTCCGATAAGTACCTGGCCCTGGAAGTGAAAGGCAGCCGCTACGACCTCAGCCGTAAGCAGGGCCTGCTCCGGGCCCAAATCGCGCTCGGCCTGGCCGGCGAAGCCCACGACGAAACTCTCACTACCCTAGTAGAGTTGCTGGCCGAAGCCAATGCCCGCAAGCCTCAGCAGAGCTAG